The following is a genomic window from Thermodesulfobacteriota bacterium.
GGCTATGGTTTATGATGAGAGCACTCTAGGGGCAAAATTTAAAGAAGAGGGTATCCCCCCAGATTTAACTGATTTAGCTTTGGAATATCGAGATAAGCTTATTGAGTCTGTGGCTGAGCAAGATGAGATATTAATGGGTAGATACCTGGAGGGAAAAACTATCACCAATGAAGAACTTAAACAAGTAATTAGAAGTGAGACTATAGCTAACAGGCTTATTCCCGTGTTCTGCGGTGCAGCATTTAAGAACAAAGGAATTCAACCTTTATTAGATGGTATTGTTGACTATCTTCCTTCTCCTAAAGATGTTCCGTCAGTTAAAGGAGTTAACCCTGATGGTGAAGAAGTGACAAGAGAGGCAGACTATGATGCCCCTTTTTCAGCTTTGGTCTTTAAAATTATGAATGATCCATTTGTAGGCCAGCAGTACTTCCTTAGAGTTTATTCTGGGTTTCTTGAGAAGGGTTTGTATGTATACAATTCTACTAAGGATAAGAAGGAGAGAATTGGTAGGCTTTTAAAGGTGCATTCGAACAAAAGGGAGGAAGTTAGAGAGGTCTATGCAGGTGATATTGCCGTTGCCGTTGGTTTAAAAAATACTATTACAGGTGATACCCTTTGTGATAAAAGCCATCCAGTAATTTTAGAATCCATGGAGTTTCCTGATCCGGTTATCTCTGTTGCAATTGAGCCTAAGACGCGCGCTGATCAAGAAAAACTGGCAGAGTCACTTAACAGATTGACTATAGAGGATCCGTCTTTCAATGTCCGTATAGATGAAGAGACAAATCAGACTATTATTTCTGGGATGGGGGAGTTGCACTTAGAGATAATTGTGGACAGGTTACTTAGGGAATTTAAGGTGGCTGCTAATGTTGGCAAACCACAGGTGGCTTTTAAAGAAACTATTACTAAATCGGTTAAATCAGAGGGTAGATTTGTTCGTCAGTCAGGAGGGCGTGGTCAATACGGAGATGTATGGCTTGAATTAGAACCTCAAGAACGGGGGGCAGGTTTCGAATTTGTTAATAGAATTATAGGGGGGAGTATCCCTAAAGAATATATTCCCGCGATAGAAAAAGGTGTGATGGAAGCTATGGGGAGGGGGGTTTTAGCTGGATATCCTGTAGTAGATGTGAGGGTTACGCTATACGATGGTTCTTACCATGAGGTTGATTCATCAGAATTGGCATTTAAGATTGCCGGCTCTATAGGTTTTAGAGAAGGGGCAAAGAAAGCCCAGCCGATTTTATTGGAACCTATTATGGCCGTTCAAGTGATGGTTCCAGAGGAATTTATTGGTGAGGTAGTCAGCAATCTTATTTCTAGAAGAGGGAAAGTTTTAGATATGAATGTTAGGACAAGCTGGAAGATTATAGAAAGTAGGGTACCACTGGCTAATATGTTTGGTTATTCAACCGACTTGCGATCGGCTACACAGGGTAGAGCTACTTATACTATGCAGTTTTCCCATTATGAACCGGTTCCAGCTTCCATTGCTGAGAATATCTTGGGATAGGTATGATAGGGAAAAATTCCTGGGAAGGGGGGATACAGGCATGTCAAAGAAGAGGTTTGAGAGGACTAAGCCGCATGTTAACATAGGTACGATAGGTCATGTTGATCATGGTAAGACGACATTGACTTCAGCGATAACCAGGGTATTGAGTAATCAGGGTTTTGCGGAGTTTAGGTCTTATGATAGTATAGACAATGCGCCGGAGGAGAAGGAGCGTGGGTTAACGATAGCGATAGCGCATGTGGAGTATGAGACGGGGAAGAGGCATTATGCGCATATAGATTGTCCTGGGCATGCGGATTACATAAAGAACATGATTACAGGTGCGGCGCAGATGGATGGTACGGTTTTAGTGGTTAGTGCTGCGGATGGTCCGATGCCTCAGACGAGAGAGCACATATTATTAGCCAGGCAGGTTAGAGTGCCTTACATAGTTGTATATTTGAACAAGGCGGACATGGTAGATGATCAGGAGTTAATGGAGTTAGTGGAGTTAGAGGTTAGAGAGCTTTTGACTGATTATGATTTTCCTGGGGATGAGATACCTGTTATATCTGGGTCAGCGCTTAAGGCGTTGGAGTGTGGTTGTGGCAAGAGAGAGTGTAATAATTGTAGGAGTATATTGGAGTTAATGGATGCGGTAGATGCGTATATTCCTGAGCCTGTTCGGGACATAGACAAGCCGTTTTTATTACCTGTGGAGGATGTTTTCAGCATATCTGGCAGGGGTACAGTAGTGACAGGCAGGGCTGAGCGTGGGGTAATCAAGGTAGGGGATGAGGTTGAGATAGTGGGGATAAGGCCGACATTGAAGACAGTATGTACAGGGGTTGAGATGTTCAGGAAGATATTGGATCAGGGTCAGGCTGGGGACAACATAGGGGTATTACTTCGGGGGACGAAGCGGGACGAGGTAGAGCGTGGGCAGGTTGTATCGAAGCCTGGCAGTATAACTCCACACAAGAGGTTTAAGGCGGAGGTTTACATATTGGCGAAGGAGGAGGGGGGTAGGCACACTCCGTTTTTCAATGGTTATAGGCCGCAGTTTTATTTTAGGACTACAGATGTTACTGGGGTAGTGGCGTTACCGGAGGGGGTAGAGATGGTAATGCCTGGAGACAATGTATCGTTGAGTGTAGATTTGGTAACTCCGATAGCGATGGAGAAGGAGTTGAGGTTTGCTATTCGTGAAGGTGGTAGAACTGTAGGCGCTGGTGTGATAAGTGATATTATTGAATAAAATAAAACAATTAATATGTAGGAAAGAGATGGGGTTTTAAGCAATGAATGAACAAAGTAAAAAGATAAGAATTCGTTTAAAGGCCTACGATTACAGACTTTTAGATCAGTCTGCCGAAGAGATCGTTGAGACTGCTAAAAGGACTGGGGCAAAGGTTGCTGGACCTATACCTCTTCCTACAGTGATTAATAAGTATTGTGTTTTACGTTCCCCTCATGTTGACAAGAAATCCAGGGAACAATTTGAAATAAGAACCCATAAGAGACTTTTAGATATAATGGAGTCAACTCAGCAGACAATTGATGCCCTTATGAAGTTAGACCTCTCAGCAGGGGTTGATGTAGAAATTAAACTGTAGCAGCTGGAGAATATTGACATGACCAGAGGGATAATTGGACGAAAGTTAGGGATGACCCAGGTTTATTCCCAAGAAGGAGATGTATTGCCGGTAACAGTGATAGAAGCAGGTCCTTGTGCTGTAGTACAAAAGAAGACTTTAGAAAATGATGGATATGATGCTTTACAATTGGGTTTTTCTCAGAAAAAGAATAACAAGATTAACAAACCCCTTGGGGGTCATTTAAAGAAACATAAGGTAAGTCCATATGCTTATCTGAAGGAATTTAAGATTGAAAAAATTGATGACTATCAAGAAGGAGAGAAGATTACTGTTGACGTATTTAATGCTGGAGATTTTGTTGATGTAACCGGGATTAGTAAAGGTAAAGGTTTTACAGGAGTTGTTAAGAGATGGGGCTTCAGGGGAGGGCCTGGTGCTCATGGTTCAATGTTTCATAGGGCCCCTGGTTCTATTGGCGCGAGTGCTTACCCTTCAA
Proteins encoded in this region:
- the fusA gene encoding elongation factor G; the encoded protein is MAILVPLQKTRNIGIMAHIDAGKTTTTERILYYTGVSYKMGEVNDGSAIMDWMEQEQERGITITSAATTCFWNSNRINIIDTPGHVDFTIEVERSLRILDGAVVIFCSVGGVEPQSETVWRQADKYHIPRIAFINKMDRVGADFSHVIDMMKNKLQANPIVLQLPVGKEENFRGVIDLIKMKAMVYDESTLGAKFKEEGIPPDLTDLALEYRDKLIESVAEQDEILMGRYLEGKTITNEELKQVIRSETIANRLIPVFCGAAFKNKGIQPLLDGIVDYLPSPKDVPSVKGVNPDGEEVTREADYDAPFSALVFKIMNDPFVGQQYFLRVYSGFLEKGLYVYNSTKDKKERIGRLLKVHSNKREEVREVYAGDIAVAVGLKNTITGDTLCDKSHPVILESMEFPDPVISVAIEPKTRADQEKLAESLNRLTIEDPSFNVRIDEETNQTIISGMGELHLEIIVDRLLREFKVAANVGKPQVAFKETITKSVKSEGRFVRQSGGRGQYGDVWLELEPQERGAGFEFVNRIIGGSIPKEYIPAIEKGVMEAMGRGVLAGYPVVDVRVTLYDGSYHEVDSSELAFKIAGSIGFREGAKKAQPILLEPIMAVQVMVPEEFIGEVVSNLISRRGKVLDMNVRTSWKIIESRVPLANMFGYSTDLRSATQGRATYTMQFSHYEPVPASIAENILG
- the tuf gene encoding elongation factor Tu, whose amino-acid sequence is MSKKRFERTKPHVNIGTIGHVDHGKTTLTSAITRVLSNQGFAEFRSYDSIDNAPEEKERGLTIAIAHVEYETGKRHYAHIDCPGHADYIKNMITGAAQMDGTVLVVSAADGPMPQTREHILLARQVRVPYIVVYLNKADMVDDQELMELVELEVRELLTDYDFPGDEIPVISGSALKALECGCGKRECNNCRSILELMDAVDAYIPEPVRDIDKPFLLPVEDVFSISGRGTVVTGRAERGVIKVGDEVEIVGIRPTLKTVCTGVEMFRKILDQGQAGDNIGVLLRGTKRDEVERGQVVSKPGSITPHKRFKAEVYILAKEEGGRHTPFFNGYRPQFYFRTTDVTGVVALPEGVEMVMPGDNVSLSVDLVTPIAMEKELRFAIREGGRTVGAGVISDIIE
- the rpsJ gene encoding 30S ribosomal protein S10 yields the protein MNEQSKKIRIRLKAYDYRLLDQSAEEIVETAKRTGAKVAGPIPLPTVINKYCVLRSPHVDKKSREQFEIRTHKRLLDIMESTQQTIDALMKLDLSAGVDVEIKL
- the rplC gene encoding 50S ribosomal protein L3, with amino-acid sequence MTRGIIGRKLGMTQVYSQEGDVLPVTVIEAGPCAVVQKKTLENDGYDALQLGFSQKKNNKINKPLGGHLKKHKVSPYAYLKEFKIEKIDDYQEGEKITVDVFNAGDFVDVTGISKGKGFTGVVKRWGFRGGPGAHGSMFHRAPGSIGASAYPSRVFKGRKMPGRLGGDTVTVQNIQVVEVMPEENLILVKGAVPGSRNGIVIIRSSIKKRSD